The following is a genomic window from Adhaeribacter radiodurans.
CTCGCATACCCGCTTGCCCACCGGAGAAGGGGCTCAGTTAAATATATCGATAACGGGTTACCAACCTGTATTGCAAATTTTCAGGCAAATAATGCCACCTACCGCTCAGCCTGCCTTGGCCAAAATGAAATCCAATAGCCAGGTTTATTTAGTATGCCGGTTTAATGGCGTTAGCGGCCCCCGCATGCGCCCCCGTAGTATCATTAACTTTCGTTTAGTAAACGGGCAAATATATTTACCCGATAATAAAAGCTTACTTACCGGAGTGTCGCTGGTGGGCATGCTCGATAACGGCCCCAAGCATTTACCAGAAACGAGCCAATTAAATATCACTGATATTAAAGCAAAGTTGGGAAGTGGCTTTATTCAGATGCAATTGAGTTTAAAAGATTTTACGCAACCAGCATTTACTTTTCAGGGAAATGGCCAGATTGATTTACCTACTCTCACGCAATTACTTCCTTTACCATTAACGAAAGCCAACCAGGGTGTCATCTCGGGCAATTTAAAAATAAGCGGCGTATTACCTGATTCTTTACGCAGCAGTACACCCACCCTTTCCGGCCAGGGAGACATTCAATTACAAAAGGCCAATTTTCAACCCTCCGGATTTGCAGTTATGTGGCGCAATGTAAACGGCAAATTTAAATTTTCGGATAAAGATCTTCGATTGCAAAACTTAGGCGGCTTAATTGATGGCCATCCGTTTAAATTAAACGCTTCTATACAAAATTACTTGCCTTATCTCTTCGATCAACCTGGCCAGTTAAAAGCGAAAGTAGATTTCGAAGCTGAGAAACTACATCCCAATTGGCTACAAGGTAACTTGTACGCGAAGCTTTCTTCCTCGCCTGCTTCTGAATTTACCAAAGAGGTTTCTTTTACTGCAAATGCTAACCCGTACGTGCTGGCAAGCTTTCGTCCAGAAAAAAAGAGGACGCAAAAAAATGTTCAAAAGTCAGTTTCTTCTGGTGGTCAGACAAACCCGGTCCTTTTATCTTTGTTAAAAGCAGCCAGTTCCCAAATTAATGTGCGGGTCGGCACTTTCAATTTATCGGAGAAAGAAGCCTTTCGACAGCTTCGGTTCCAGGTAAACCAATTGGGCCGGAAGGTAACGCTTACTAATATGCACTTTATTTCGCCGGATGGAGGCAAGGCTTCTGCTTCGGGAGGATTTAAATTAACGCAAGAGGGTATTCAGATGCCGTATTTAAAAGCAAATTTGCATTACGATTTCCTGAATCTCCAGACTTTTATGCAGCATATAGCAAATTTGAAAGATCTGGTACCCAAATCTGACCGGCCATTAACTAAAACCCAACGCCGCCGGCGAGCTGCTTTACGCGAAAATAGCTTTTGGTTGCAATTAAATGCCAGTGCCCGCCGGGTAGAATACGAATATCTTAAAGGTTCAAACTTAGTATTGCGCGCCAACATAAACAAAGACCAGGCAAAACTTACCCAACTCAGTTTGCAAGCCTTTAATGGTCAGATAAACAGCCACGGCAATATGCTTTTACGAAATCCGAATGGCATGTACCCGATGCGTATTCAAGCCAAAATATCAAATATCGACCTGCAGCAATTTTTTGCCGTAGCGAATCAAATGAAACTGGATGTTTTGAGCAGCGAAAACGTTAGAGGACAAGTAGAATGCAACGTTTCATTTGTCACGCATTTAGATAATACTTTCTCCCCGTCTATAGATCGAACAGTAGCTTATGCGAATGCTACCTTTAAAGGAATGGAGTTAATTGAGGTGGCTCCTATTCAGAATGCCTTACGTTTCATGCGAAAAGAACGTACCGAACATTTATATTTTGATGACGTGACGACCAAATTTATTATGGAAAACAATCAGTTTATTACTCCGCGGTTGAGTATGAACAGTAACTTAACAGATTTTGAGTTAAGTGGTCGGTATGTAATGGGCGGCGGTGCTAACTTAAATATGGACATTAACGTTTTAAACGTTTTGTTTGGCAATAATAAAAAGCGCATCGAAAAAATACAGAACGATTCTCTTGAACTGGGTAATAGTTTAATTATGCAACATTTATTATTAACCCGCGAACAGGATAAATACAAAGTAAAACTTACTAACCGCAAAGACCGCGCTGCTAATAATAAGGCTTTAGTCGAAGAATTCAATAATATCTTACAACAGCACCGGCTAGATACTTTATTTACTTTAAATAAGTAAATTTAACGATCTTGTATTAAGCTACTTTGTTGGTTTTAGAGAGATAGCCTACAAAAAGTAGCGGTACAGTTATTTATAAGCTATAACCATCCCGGTATTGTCTTTTTACAAACTGATTGGCAACATCAAAATTAGTAATTTTCATATTTTGTCCGTCCCAGAGTAGCTTTTTACGGCCAGGGTTCGTGTAATCTTTGCCATCAGCGGTGGGTTGCTGGTAACTGTAGCTGCGTACAGCCAGATTTCCCATTAAAATGGTTTCTGTTAAAGGTCCTGCTATTTCAAACGGCGAACTGGTATAAGCTCCGTGCCCTTGTTTACACGCTTTCACCCATTGTTGCTGGTGTCCATCGGGCCCTCCTTCTACTAATGGCACGGTTACTTGCGGTAAGTTATTTTGCATGCGCGAGGTAGGTAAAAGCGTAGGTTTTCTGCCCCACATACCGGCGCTAATTTTTCCTTTCGTACCAATAAAAATCATTCCCCCATCCCGGTCACCTAAAGGTTCATCGGGCAATAGTTCTTCGGGGCGCTTCGGTAAAATACCCCCATCCGACCAACTAAAATCTACTGCCGGCATATTACCACGGGCCGGAAATCTAAAATAAATAACCGACGAAGGAGGGCAACTATCGGTAAAATGCGCTTCTTTAAAAAAGTCGACGTACACAGAACCCACACTACACTCTACCGATTCCGGATAATTTAATTTTAAGGCCCTGAACGGAACATCCATAATGTGGCAAGCCATATCACCTAAAGCACCCGTACCAAAATCCCACCAACCGCGCCACCGGAAAGGCATATACGCCTCGTGGTAAGGACGAACTGGTGCCGTACCTAACCATAAATCCCAGTCAACGGTTTTGGGAACGGGCATGGCTTGGGTGGGCGTAGGAATACCCTGCGGCCAAACAGGGCGGTTCGTCCAGGTATGTACGGTATGAACGTCTCCAATAAGGCCTTGCTGAATCCAGGTTTCTATGGTGCGGGTATCGTTGCCGCTGCTGCCCTGGTTACCCATTTGCGTAACTACTTTATAACGCTTGGCAGCCTGGGTAAGCATACGTGCTTCGTATATATCGTGGGTAAGCGGTTTTTCTACGTAAACGTGTTTGCCTAACTGCATGGCGGCCATAGCAATTGGTGCGTGCATGTGGTCAGGGGTACTTACAATTACGGCATCAATATCTTTTACTTCTTTTCGGGTAAGCAAGTGCCGGTAATCGTGGTAGAACCGGGCATTTGGCCATTTTAATCTTGCCTCCTGAGCTTGCCGCCCATCTACGTCGCATAAGGCTACAATATTATCCGTACCATTATTAAAAGCTCTTTCTAAATCTACTAAACCTTTACCCCCTACTCCTACCGAGGCAATGTTTAATTTATCGCTGGGAGCAATAAAATCAGTCCCTCCCAAAACATATCGCGGCACAATAAAAAAGCTGGCAACTGCCCTAGAACTGGTTTTCAAGAAAGTACGTCGGTTTGAAATTGTAAAATCGGATGCAGCAGTCATAAAAGTAATTGGCTTTAAGCTTAGAGATGGATTTAGATAAACAAGCATTAATTTACACTTATTTACTTACATACCAGTAGAGTTTACTTACTAAATACGACTTCAATCTGGTAAGTGAAATAGGAAAATGCATTATTAACTAAAAAAGTAAATTTTTCTGAATACCCGGGCTAAAAACAAACCTGACCCTAACACCATTTTAATTTGAGTTGCCAGGTATTCCTGCTTCTTCAAGCTTACAGGTCTATTTATTTCTATTTCTTTCTTATTTTCTGAATGCAGATAAAGTAAGAATATTCTTATTTTGATTCTGAATATATTCTTATATTGGAAAAGCAAAGCTTGTATCTGTTCTAATCGGATTGGCTTTAAGGTAGTGTTCAGATTTTTTAAATAATCTTTTCAACCATGTCAACTTCTTCTCGTCGAAAATTTATGCAACAATTAGGAGCCTCTGGTCTTTTACTAGCAGGTGGTTCTGTGCAGGCCTTAACCGAATCGCCGGAAACTATTGAGCAGCGAATTTTAGCCGTCGAAAAAAAGATTTCGGCAAATGACCGCATCCGGATTGCCTGCATTGGCATGGGCATTATGGGATATAACGATGTTCGTTCGGCGCTACAAGTACCAGGCGTGGAACTGGTTGCTGCCTGTGATTTATATACCGGCCGTTTAGAACGGGCAAAAGAATTATACGGAGCTAACCTAATTACTACCCGTGATTACCGCGAAATACTGGAACGTAGCGATATTGATGCCGTGATTATTGCCCCCAGCGATAATTGGCACGCCCGCATGACCATTGATGCCTTAAACAAAGGAAAAGCGGTGTACTGCGAAAAACCCATGGTGCAAAAAATTAGCGAGGGATTACCGGTAATTGAAGCGCAACGCAAGACAGGTAAACCATTGCAGGTGGGCAGCCAATGGGTAAGTGGTTTATCGGTGCAAAAAGGCCGGGAATTTTACAAAGCCGGCGAAATTGGGCAGCTTAACTTAATAGAAGCATCCACCGATCGTCAAAGCGCCTTGGGTGCCTGGCAATATACCATGCCTTTAGATGCCTCACCGGAAACAATTGACTGGGACCGTTACATTGCCGGAATGGGTAAAATACCATACGACCCGAAAAAGTTTTTCTGGTGGCGGAATTATCGCGATTTTGGTACCGGCATGGCTGGCGATTTATTTGTGCATTTGTTATCTACCATTCATACCGTACTCGATTCAAAAGGACCCACCAAAATATTTTCGACCGGAAATTTAAATTACTGGAAAGATGGCCGCGATGTACCCGATGTAATGACGGCCGTAATGGAATATCCGCAAACTGCCGAGCACCCGGCTTTTGAAGTAATGTTGCGGGTCAATTTTGTAAGCGGCATGGGTGAGGCAGGTACTTCCCGGTTTGTGGGCAGCGAAGGAGTTATGGAAATTGGAGGAAATTCGGTAACCGTGCGCCATAATAAAATGACAAAAGCACCCGGCATTGGTGGTTGGGATGCTTTGAACACCTATCCGCAAGCGATGCAGGAAAAAATACGGCACCAGTATAATCAGAAATACTCACCCGAGGACCAGAGCCCAGGACTTAAAACTTCTTTTGTGTATCAAACTCCTGGTGGTAACGACATGCATTTAGCCCATGTTACTAACTTTTTTGAAGCCGTGCGCAACGGTAAAAAAATTGTAGAAGATGCTGAGTTTGGATTTCGGGCTGCTGCTCCTAGTTTAGCCTGCAACGATAGCTATTTTGAAAAAAAGATTATCAACTGGGACCCCGTAAACATGAAAGTGGTGAAAGAAGGTAAAAAGTCAAAAACGTAATTTTATTTTTCTAATTCGTAAAAAACAAACATGAGTTTTCTAAAAGCTGAATGGCGTAAGTTAGCTTTTATCAACTACGAAATACAGCCCGACCTTTTAGAAGCGTTTTTGCCTTATGGTACCGAATTAGATTTTTATGATGAGAAATGCTACATAAGTCTGGTTGGGTTTCGGTTTCTAAATACCCGGTTACTGGGAGTTAAAATACCTTTTCACATAAATTTTGAAGAAGTAAATCTGAGGTTTTATGTAAAAAGATGGAAGAATAATGCCTGGCACCGGGGAGTTGTTTTTATAAAGGAAATTGTACCTAAACCAGCCATTACTTTTGTGGCCAATAATTTTTACAACGAAAAGTATGAAACATTGTCCATGCAACACCAATGGCTCGAAGATGAAAATTCAAGAGAAGTAGAATACCGGTGGAAGAAAAATAAAAAGTGGCAATACCTTAAAGTAAAAGCTGAAAAAGCAGCTACGCCCATTGTTACTGGAAGCGAAGCGGAATATATAACCGAACATTATTGGGGCTATGCCAAAGTAAACAATCAATGCAGCAATGAATATGAAGTGAAACACCCAAAATGGCTACAATACCACATTCTGGATTATGACTTAGCAGTAGATTTTACTTTGAATTACGGACCGATATTTAAGTTTTTGAATAACTGTTCACCTACTTCTGTATTATTAGCTGAAGGCTCAGAAGTATCAATCGAAAATAAAGCAATATTAAAATCTAGTTCATAAGTCAAACTAAATTAATCTGTACAAACTTTTCTGAATGTATCTGATTATAATACTTTTAACTATTACAATTTTCTTTTTAATAAAATTACAATTAAATAAAGCTAGTTGAATGAAATTTACCTAACCTAATTATCTTAAATAAAATTTATTACCTACAATATGGCTTTGTTTTTATCTTATTCATTACTACTTATTACTTACAATTACGCCTACTAACTTATGAAAACTTCCCGCAGAACATTTATTAAAACCAGTGCGGTAGCATTAGCTGGCTCGGCTCTTTGGAGCAAGCAGCTTTTTGCCGCTAAAAACCCAAAAGAAATCGTTGGTGTTCAACTTTATTCGGTGCGCGACGAGATGAAAGCCAACCCGCTGGATACGTTGCAAAAAGTTGCTAAAATGGGGTACAAAAACGTAGAGCACGCGGGTTATAGTAATGGTAAATTTTATGGCTACGAGGCATCTGAATTTAAGAAAATTCTGAATGATTTAGGCCTGAAAATGCCGAGCGGACACTCTGTTTTGGGAAAGCAACATTACGATGCTGATAAAAAGGACTTCACGGATGAATGGAAAAAAACCGTAGATGATTCAATTACAGTAGGTCAGAAATACGTGATTAGCCCTTCGATGGATGAGAGTTTACGGGAAGATGCAGATGGCTTAATGCGCTTTTTAGATGTATTTAACCAATGCGGGGAACTCTGCAAAAAAGCCGGCGTTAAATTTGGCTATCACAACCACGATTTTGAGTTTACAACCAAGCTGAATAATAAAACAATGTTCGATATTATTATGGAAAACACCGACTCAAAACTGGTGGCCCAACAGCTGGACATAGGCAATATGTATGGTGCGGGCGGACGGGCATTGGATATCATGAAAAAGTATCCGGGAAGGTTTGAATCGATGCACGTGAAAGATGAAATTAAAAGTGAGAAAGGTGAAATGGGTGGTTACGAAAGTACTATTTTAACCATGGGCGTGATACCCGTTAGGGAAATAATGGAACTAGGCCGGAAAATGGGCGGCACTACTCAGTTTATCATCGAACAAGAATCCTATCAAGGTAAAGAGCCATTAGTATGTATAAGCGAAGACTTAGCCATGGTGAAAAAATGGGGTTTCAAATAAGAGTAAAAAGTTAAAATTAAAAAAGCCTTTCTCCCCTAAGAGGAAGGCTTTTTTATTTTCGATCTAATTTATTTTTAGAGTATTTAATGCAAGTTTTACATACTACATTCCATAATAATATCTAATAGTAAAAAGAACCTTATAGAGTTCAAGTACCACAAATTTTCAAAACAGGATTGTTGGGGAATAGAAGTTTAAAACAGTTTTTTCTACTTACTCCCGTCTTCCTGGAAGTATTTAACCGATTTAGAATGACTGCCGCAGATTAGTCTAGAAAGTTATAGTAGTTAATCTCTTTTACTACCAATAATCTGTTCTTCTTTTCTGCCGGTTAGATCCTTCCAGGATGACAAAAGAGGAAGAAGTATGTATTACTTAATTACAGCTCAGGCAGGTTTTCGACATTCCTGTTTTCAATACCCATCAGGTTGGCTTCTTTTTAATCTACTCTTATGATAATTAGTACATACTGGCTGTTAATAAATATTTAGGTAAACAGAAGTTTTATTCCGCATTGATAAGGATCAAAAGTAACCAAAAACTTTTTAAACCTTCTCTAAAGTACCTTTCAGGTGCGTGATATTTGTAGTTTATCCGTAATCCAAAGAATAAATATAGCTTCCGCAACCAATGTAAACGGAATCACAGATAAATTTTTAAAGAAAAGTAAAATTGTCCATTCCGAGGAGGTAGTCATTAAAATACCTTTATTTTTGAGGGATAGCAAAAGGCAAGTTTTATAAGCTAGGTGCTCTATTAATAAATTTATTAGAAAAGCTATCAGCAAAAAGCAGGCAAAGTTAAGCAGTATGGCTACCCATTGCTTTTTTATTCTTCGCTTTGCTGCTACCAATAGTTGTCGTCGGTTAGCTTTCTGCGTTAAAAATAGCTTAATTCTGACCAGCCCTTTTTTTAAACTGGCGAACCCAAGCACGTAGACAAAAAGTAAAATACGCGCCGATTAAATAATTACTTCTAAAGCAATATTTAACCACAAAGGTATTTGACCAAAGCCACCTAATTGAATTACTCGGCCAAAGGCCGCTACCAAGCCAAGTGCTAATGTTAAATTAAAGTGCTTTTTTACAAAATAAAGTAATCGACTAGCCAGGTAGCTTCAGAAGTCAGATTATATCATTTCATGTCCTTAATTATTAAAGTTCAAAAACTTTTATAATCAGGTTAATATACAGGGAAGCTGTTTAGCATTTAAAAAAGTAAAAAATTTTGCCTTAGGTGGTGTCCTCGTCACGTCACTTTGAAGGAGCTGACAACAAATTAATTGAGGCGAAAATTAACTGGTAATGGAAAAACTACTATAATGCGAAAAAGCTTCAGAAAAAATTTACTAAATTTTAACTATGTTGAAAATAGATTCAGCTACTTAACCTTTATAACGCTTCCTTGAAAATAAGATTTGATTTATTGTTTTTGAAAAGAGGTAATAAATTCATTTAATCAAAATGAAGTTAATTTTCCCAAATCTGATTCATTTCTGTTAACACAATGGGTGTACTATCGGTAATAATAATGGTATGTTCGTGCTGTGCCACAAAACCGCCTTTATTGCCTATCAAAGTCCATCCATCTTTTTGGGTAAGCGCTTTGGTAGAAGCGGTTGAAATAAACGTTTCTACGGCTACAACCGAATTTTTCTTAAACCTGGTTAAGTTAAATTTGTCCCGATAATTAGCTATTTCGTGGGGTTCTTCGTGTAAACTGCGGCCAATACCATGGCCCGTTAAATTCTGAATAACTTTATAGCCCGCTTTTTTCGCTTCAGTTTCTATTAAATAGCCAATATCAGAAATACGAACTCCACCTTTTATGTTAAAAATGGCTTTCCGTAATATTTGTTTAGAAGCTTCTATTAAAGGTTGATGCTGATGAATGTCTTCGCCTAAAACAAATGAGCCACCATTATCCGCCCAATAACCATTTAGCTCCGCCGACACATCAATATTAATTAAATCGCCTTCTTTTACTATTTTCTGAACAGAGGGTATTCCGTGCGCAATTTCGTTGTTCAGGCTAATACAAGTCCAACCCGGAAAATTATAAGTCAGCCGCGGAGCCGATTTCGCACCTAAGTCGTTTAATACCTGACCGCCAAATTCATCAATTTCCAGAGTAGTCATCCCTGGCCGCACGTAATTCCTCATTTCTTTTAACGTATACGCTACCGCTGCGCTGGCATTTTGCATCCCTATTAAATCGGCTTCTTTGGAGATGGACATATATTTAATTAATTAGGTGAAAAACTAGAATAATTATATAAGTAGTTTACTCATCTTTTCAGATTTAAAAGATGAATACACTTGTAACTTTAATTTAAAGAAACGAATTACTTTACATAATATTAGCAATAATTATCTACTAAAAGGGAGAGTCCGTTTTTCGGCGCTGCTTTGCCGGGCCAGTTCAATAATCCGGATAGTTTGGCGGGCTTGTTCGGGCGTTACGGCTAGTTCAGTTTCTCCGCATAGAACCTGGTAAACATTCACGTAAAATTCGCGGTAATCACCGGGTTCACTTTCTATTTTACCCATTAAGTGCTGGCCTTGGTACTCGGTGTTAATAGTTCCCCAATTTGCCTCCGGTTCTTTTCCCCAATTGGGTGTATGGAGCGGGTGCAAACCTTCCTTTAAAGCAGCTTCCTGCACATCCAGGCCGTACTTAATGTACGTTCCATTTTCGCCGTGTAGTACGTGAACCGGGCCTAATTGGCGCACCAGCATACCAGCTTTTAAGGTAACCTTTAACTGCGGATAATCTAAAACAATGGTAAAATTATCAATGGTTTTTCCGTTAGTGCGTTGTATGCGTTCATCGGCAGTAATGGCTTCGGGTAAACCAAACAAACACTGGGCTTCGTCGATTAAGTGGGCACCTAAATCATACAAAATACCGGAACCAGGAGTATCTTCTTCGCGCCAGGCACCGGCTCGTAAAAAAGGCCGGTAACGGTCGAAGTGAACTTCTAATTCTATTATTCGCCCCAACATTTGGTTTTCTATTATCTTCCGGAGAGTTTTGGCATTGCTGTCCCAACGGCGGTTATGGTGAACCGTTAATACCCGATTTTGCCGCGCCGCTAAATCAATTAATTTATCTGCTTCCTCTGCCGTTATGGTAAAAGGTTTATCCACCACCACGTGCTTACCCGCCAGAAGTGCTTTTTCGGCCAATGAATAATGAGAACTGTTGGGAGTAGCAATTACTACTAACTCTATTTCCTGATCCGAAATAATAGCTTCCGAATCCGGAACAATTACCGCATCGGGGTAACGCGCTTGAGCCAGTTGAATATTGTCGGGTTTGGTTTCCCTGATTTTGGTTAGTTGAAGTCCGGGCACGGCCGTAATAACCGGCGCATGAAAAACCTGGCCGGCCATACCGTAACCAATTAAACCAACTTTAATATTTTTAGGCATATAGATAGGTGAAATGTATAAAATAAATTAATGAAGGATGCGAGCAAAACTACTAACTAAAATTTAAATTTAACCAGGAAAATTGCTTCGTTTAAAGTAAATTAAATACAGCTATTTAATTAAGATTATCCCGACGATTAAACCTTTCTTCTCCTTGGCAAGCTGGTTAAATTTACTAAATTAGGAGCGATTCAAATGAACCCTATTCTAATTTAAAAATTCACTTTAAATATTAATACAGTTTAATTAAGAAGAAAAATCTAAATTGTGACTTTTATCAACATTACATAAGAACCTGTATTTGACACACCTTTACCTGTAACAAAAATGGCTATTACTACAGCTGCTGCTACCCAGCGATTTACCGCCCTGGACGTTTTCCGGGGAATGACGGTTTGCTTTATGATTATTGTGAACACCCCAGGTAACGGTGCTACTACCTTTAGCCCATTGCTGCACGCCAAGTGGCACGGGTTCACTCCGACGGATTTAGTTTTCCCGTCCTTCCTTTTTGCGGTGGGTAATGCTCTGAGCTTTGTCATGCAACGTTACCGCACTATGGCTCAGGGCCAGGTAATAAGCAAGATTTTAAAACGGGTTTTTATTATTTTTATGCTGGGTTACCTTATGTACTGGTTTCCGTTTGTGCATTACGAACAAGGTCAGTTAGTGGGTAATCCCATTGAAAATACCCGCATTTTTGGGGTTTTACAGCGCATTGCTTTGGCCTTTGGCATAGCGGCACTTTTAATTTATTTTCTACAATGGCGAAGAGCGTTGGTAGTTTCTATCATCGGACTTTTTGTGTATTGGGCTTTGCTGTTAATTTTTGGAGAACCGGGTGCTCAATTGACCTTGCATGGCAATGCGGTTTTAAAACTGGATAATTGGCTGATTGGACCTTCGCATTTGTACATGGGCGAAGGGGTACCTTTTGACCCGGAAGGATTATTGAGTACGTTACCTGCCATTGCCAATGTGACCGCTGGATTTGCAGCGGGTTATTTCCTGCAAAAACAAGGCAAAAACTTCGAAGCTCTGGCTAGATTACTTTTAGTAGGTTGCGTGTTATTGTTTATAGCTTATGCCTGGAATTTAGCCTTCCCGATTAACAAGAAATTATGGACGAGCTCTTTTGTAGTGCTAACGGTAGCCATAGATTGTATTTTACTAGGCATGCTGGTGTACGTAATTGATCTGCGGCATAAAACCCGCTGGACGTACTTTTTTGAAGTATTCGGTCGTAACCCCTTGTTTATTTATTTACTTTCCGAAGTGCTGGCAATTTTGCTATACTTTTTTCAGAGCGGTGAAGGAAGTTTATACAGCGCTATTTACCAAAAAATATTTTCCCCTTTAGGCGGCTATCTAGGTTCACTAGCATTTGCCTTAAGTTTCATGCTGCTTTGCTGGTTTGTAGGTTATTTGCTGGATAAGCGAAAGATTTATATTAGGGTGTAATATCATTTACCATTTATCAGTTACCATTTACCAAGTTCCATTTGCCATTTACCAAGTGCCATGTTACAGTAAATAGCGTTTAGTAGTTTAAATAACAAAATAGCTTTTTTTTACGAATTGCT
Proteins encoded in this region:
- a CDS encoding AsmA-like C-terminal region-containing protein, producing MRLKVNYKKVLLILLLIAVLGSITFEILSRVYQNKATQYFRAQFNQKSDLVLQSFTTTFSIWKHFPRMTFTFENVALLDTSNTTPIKVLAVKRAEVIIHLLQFNLRNIRIARVNLDGLIFHQRIDKNGNKSSLHFKQVINPDTTAKKFLFRINKLAITNSQFISENLYKKTAMSLQINQTELGVKRTEQDLEINGNVLGKINYFTSNRRRLFQNQTFQADAGYVFNLQKKQGVFKQAKAVFNGAVLQIKGSHTRLPTGEGAQLNISITGYQPVLQIFRQIMPPTAQPALAKMKSNSQVYLVCRFNGVSGPRMRPRSIINFRLVNGQIYLPDNKSLLTGVSLVGMLDNGPKHLPETSQLNITDIKAKLGSGFIQMQLSLKDFTQPAFTFQGNGQIDLPTLTQLLPLPLTKANQGVISGNLKISGVLPDSLRSSTPTLSGQGDIQLQKANFQPSGFAVMWRNVNGKFKFSDKDLRLQNLGGLIDGHPFKLNASIQNYLPYLFDQPGQLKAKVDFEAEKLHPNWLQGNLYAKLSSSPASEFTKEVSFTANANPYVLASFRPEKKRTQKNVQKSVSSGGQTNPVLLSLLKAASSQINVRVGTFNLSEKEAFRQLRFQVNQLGRKVTLTNMHFISPDGGKASASGGFKLTQEGIQMPYLKANLHYDFLNLQTFMQHIANLKDLVPKSDRPLTKTQRRRRAALRENSFWLQLNASARRVEYEYLKGSNLVLRANINKDQAKLTQLSLQAFNGQINSHGNMLLRNPNGMYPMRIQAKISNIDLQQFFAVANQMKLDVLSSENVRGQVECNVSFVTHLDNTFSPSIDRTVAYANATFKGMELIEVAPIQNALRFMRKERTEHLYFDDVTTKFIMENNQFITPRLSMNSNLTDFELSGRYVMGGGANLNMDINVLNVLFGNNKKRIEKIQNDSLELGNSLIMQHLLLTREQDKYKVKLTNRKDRAANNKALVEEFNNILQQHRLDTLFTLNK
- a CDS encoding Gfo/Idh/MocA family protein, which gives rise to MTAASDFTISNRRTFLKTSSRAVASFFIVPRYVLGGTDFIAPSDKLNIASVGVGGKGLVDLERAFNNGTDNIVALCDVDGRQAQEARLKWPNARFYHDYRHLLTRKEVKDIDAVIVSTPDHMHAPIAMAAMQLGKHVYVEKPLTHDIYEARMLTQAAKRYKVVTQMGNQGSSGNDTRTIETWIQQGLIGDVHTVHTWTNRPVWPQGIPTPTQAMPVPKTVDWDLWLGTAPVRPYHEAYMPFRWRGWWDFGTGALGDMACHIMDVPFRALKLNYPESVECSVGSVYVDFFKEAHFTDSCPPSSVIYFRFPARGNMPAVDFSWSDGGILPKRPEELLPDEPLGDRDGGMIFIGTKGKISAGMWGRKPTLLPTSRMQNNLPQVTVPLVEGGPDGHQQQWVKACKQGHGAYTSSPFEIAGPLTETILMGNLAVRSYSYQQPTADGKDYTNPGRKKLLWDGQNMKITNFDVANQFVKRQYRDGYSL
- a CDS encoding Gfo/Idh/MocA family protein; this translates as MSTSSRRKFMQQLGASGLLLAGGSVQALTESPETIEQRILAVEKKISANDRIRIACIGMGIMGYNDVRSALQVPGVELVAACDLYTGRLERAKELYGANLITTRDYREILERSDIDAVIIAPSDNWHARMTIDALNKGKAVYCEKPMVQKISEGLPVIEAQRKTGKPLQVGSQWVSGLSVQKGREFYKAGEIGQLNLIEASTDRQSALGAWQYTMPLDASPETIDWDRYIAGMGKIPYDPKKFFWWRNYRDFGTGMAGDLFVHLLSTIHTVLDSKGPTKIFSTGNLNYWKDGRDVPDVMTAVMEYPQTAEHPAFEVMLRVNFVSGMGEAGTSRFVGSEGVMEIGGNSVTVRHNKMTKAPGIGGWDALNTYPQAMQEKIRHQYNQKYSPEDQSPGLKTSFVYQTPGGNDMHLAHVTNFFEAVRNGKKIVEDAEFGFRAAAPSLACNDSYFEKKIINWDPVNMKVVKEGKKSKT
- a CDS encoding YqjF family protein gives rise to the protein MSFLKAEWRKLAFINYEIQPDLLEAFLPYGTELDFYDEKCYISLVGFRFLNTRLLGVKIPFHINFEEVNLRFYVKRWKNNAWHRGVVFIKEIVPKPAITFVANNFYNEKYETLSMQHQWLEDENSREVEYRWKKNKKWQYLKVKAEKAATPIVTGSEAEYITEHYWGYAKVNNQCSNEYEVKHPKWLQYHILDYDLAVDFTLNYGPIFKFLNNCSPTSVLLAEGSEVSIENKAILKSSS
- a CDS encoding sugar phosphate isomerase/epimerase family protein produces the protein MKTSRRTFIKTSAVALAGSALWSKQLFAAKNPKEIVGVQLYSVRDEMKANPLDTLQKVAKMGYKNVEHAGYSNGKFYGYEASEFKKILNDLGLKMPSGHSVLGKQHYDADKKDFTDEWKKTVDDSITVGQKYVISPSMDESLREDADGLMRFLDVFNQCGELCKKAGVKFGYHNHDFEFTTKLNNKTMFDIIMENTDSKLVAQQLDIGNMYGAGGRALDIMKKYPGRFESMHVKDEIKSEKGEMGGYESTILTMGVIPVREIMELGRKMGGTTQFIIEQESYQGKEPLVCISEDLAMVKKWGFK
- the map gene encoding type I methionyl aminopeptidase, whose product is MSISKEADLIGMQNASAAVAYTLKEMRNYVRPGMTTLEIDEFGGQVLNDLGAKSAPRLTYNFPGWTCISLNNEIAHGIPSVQKIVKEGDLINIDVSAELNGYWADNGGSFVLGEDIHQHQPLIEASKQILRKAIFNIKGGVRISDIGYLIETEAKKAGYKVIQNLTGHGIGRSLHEEPHEIANYRDKFNLTRFKKNSVVAVETFISTASTKALTQKDGWTLIGNKGGFVAQHEHTIIITDSTPIVLTEMNQIWEN
- a CDS encoding oxidoreductase, with the translated sequence MPKNIKVGLIGYGMAGQVFHAPVITAVPGLQLTKIRETKPDNIQLAQARYPDAVIVPDSEAIISDQEIELVVIATPNSSHYSLAEKALLAGKHVVVDKPFTITAEEADKLIDLAARQNRVLTVHHNRRWDSNAKTLRKIIENQMLGRIIELEVHFDRYRPFLRAGAWREEDTPGSGILYDLGAHLIDEAQCLFGLPEAITADERIQRTNGKTIDNFTIVLDYPQLKVTLKAGMLVRQLGPVHVLHGENGTYIKYGLDVQEAALKEGLHPLHTPNWGKEPEANWGTINTEYQGQHLMGKIESEPGDYREFYVNVYQVLCGETELAVTPEQARQTIRIIELARQSSAEKRTLPFSR